From the bacterium genome, one window contains:
- a CDS encoding PIN domain-containing protein, giving the protein MKTDIFVDTSGFYALLAAKDPQHVKAAALLKKAAGARVRFVTTDYVLDETATLLKARGLAHLLDLFFGDLTVSHACRTLWTDAADFARARDYFLQHKDKDYSFTDCVSFCAMKSEGLHRALTTDAHFRQAGFEPLLEM; this is encoded by the coding sequence ATGAAAACTGATATTTTTGTTGATACGAGTGGTTTCTATGCCTTGCTGGCAGCTAAAGACCCGCAGCATGTAAAGGCTGCGGCACTCCTCAAGAAAGCGGCTGGAGCCCGCGTCCGTTTTGTAACAACTGATTATGTCCTGGACGAGACTGCCACCCTGCTAAAGGCGAGGGGGCTTGCGCATCTGCTGGATCTGTTTTTTGGTGATCTTACCGTATCGCACGCCTGTCGAACCTTGTGGACAGATGCTGCTGACTTTGCAAGAGCCCGTGACTATTTTCTGCAGCACAAGGACAAGGATTATTCATTTACCGACTGCGTCAGTTTTTGCGCTATGAAAAGTGAAGGCTTACATCGAGCGCTCACCACCGACGCTCACTTTCGGCAGGCCGGTTTCGAGCCATTATTGGAGATGTGA
- a CDS encoding four helix bundle protein, protein MQRGHKSLDVWKESVELSVSIYRLTASLPKTEDYGLTSQMRRAGVSVPSNIAEGAGRGATKEFIQFFKIANGSLTELDTQLEIAVKLGYITVIQKNKIDIDMESISAKLAGLLRNLRSRL, encoded by the coding sequence ATGCAAAGGGGGCATAAATCGCTAGACGTTTGGAAGGAATCGGTGGAATTATCTGTCAGTATTTACCGCCTCACCGCAAGTTTACCGAAGACAGAAGACTATGGATTGACGAGTCAGATGCGCCGTGCGGGTGTGTCAGTTCCCTCTAACATTGCAGAAGGAGCGGGACGTGGAGCTACAAAAGAATTCATTCAGTTCTTCAAGATTGCTAATGGATCCTTGACTGAGTTGGATACCCAGCTTGAGATTGCTGTGAAACTTGGATATATTACAGTCATACAGAAAAATAAAATAGACATTGATATGGAATCAATCTCAGCAAAACTGGCGGGCTTATTACGAAACCTGCGTTCACGCCTTTAA
- the rfbG gene encoding CDP-glucose 4,6-dehydratase codes for MNFNDFYKDKRVLITGHTGFKGSWLTEWLLMMGAKVTGFALPPMTEPALFDQLGLAGRCDHRIGDIRDRSLVRRVIHEVRPDLIFHLAAQPLVRLSYAQPLETYETNVMGTAHVLDALRDADWPCAAVMITTDKVYENKEWLHAYRESDPLGGYDPYSSSKACAELVIQSYRNSFFNPAKIANHLTPHISPLTSHASPLTSAASPLTPHASRLTSHVSPPLVAVASARAGNVIGGGDWAQDRIVPDCMRALAKGDVIAVRNPHATRPWQHVLEPLSGYLLLGMKLHGALTSHISHLTSNASRLTPHTSHLTSYASAFNFGPSLTSNRTVGELVDEILKCWPGRWEDRSDHKAPHEAGMLNLAADKAFHLLQWEGRWAFEQTIGMTALWYKTVHQEGEGAVRSMVEKQIRMYWACIRG; via the coding sequence ATGAATTTTAACGATTTCTACAAAGACAAAAGGGTGCTCATAACAGGCCATACTGGCTTCAAGGGCTCCTGGCTGACCGAGTGGCTGCTGATGATGGGGGCCAAGGTGACGGGGTTCGCCTTGCCGCCGATGACGGAGCCGGCTTTATTTGACCAGTTGGGGCTTGCCGGACGCTGTGATCACAGGATAGGGGATATTCGTGATCGCTCGTTGGTGCGTCGGGTCATTCATGAGGTCAGGCCGGATCTGATTTTTCATCTGGCGGCCCAACCGCTAGTGCGTCTTTCTTATGCTCAACCGTTAGAGACCTATGAAACCAATGTGATGGGGACGGCGCATGTATTGGATGCCCTGCGGGATGCCGACTGGCCCTGTGCGGCGGTCATGATTACCACCGACAAGGTGTATGAGAATAAGGAATGGTTGCACGCCTACCGGGAGAGTGATCCCCTCGGTGGATATGACCCGTACAGTTCGAGTAAGGCCTGCGCCGAACTAGTGATCCAATCCTACCGGAACTCCTTCTTCAACCCGGCGAAAATCGCAAACCATCTCACCCCTCACATCTCACCCCTCACATCTCACGCTTCACCCCTCACATCTGCCGCCTCACCCCTCACTCCTCACGCCTCACGTCTCACCTCTCACGTTTCACCTCCTCTGGTTGCTGTCGCTTCCGCCCGAGCGGGGAACGTGATTGGGGGAGGAGATTGGGCGCAGGATCGGATCGTTCCGGACTGCATGAGAGCGTTAGCTAAAGGGGATGTCATTGCCGTGCGGAACCCCCATGCCACCCGCCCCTGGCAGCACGTCCTCGAACCACTAAGCGGGTATCTCCTCCTAGGCATGAAGCTCCACGGAGCCCTTACATCTCACATTTCACATCTAACATCTAACGCCTCACGTCTTACTCCTCACACCTCACACCTCACGTCTTACGCTTCAGCCTTCAACTTTGGTCCTTCGCTGACCTCAAATCGGACTGTTGGGGAACTTGTCGATGAAATCCTTAAGTGCTGGCCGGGCCGGTGGGAGGATCGATCAGATCACAAGGCACCACATGAAGCCGGCATGCTCAATCTGGCTGCGGACAAAGCGTTCCATTTGCTGCAATGGGAAGGACGGTGGGCTTTTGAACAGACCATCGGCATGACAGCATTATGGTACAAGACTGTTCATCAGGAGGGTGAGGGTGCCGTGCGTAGCATGGTGGAGAAGCAGATTCGGATGTACTGGGCTTGTATTCGTGGATGA